The Dreissena polymorpha isolate Duluth1 chromosome 2, UMN_Dpol_1.0, whole genome shotgun sequence nucleotide sequence GATATAGAAACCTTTTTTCATAGGCATTTACCAATACGAATGATATGTTTTGTCCCAAAATAACTGAATGGCTATGTACTTGTATACCTGACCAAGAAAACAGTACTATATATATGGAAtatgtaattttgcatataatgtcccattttatgtttatttcagtTGTATCAACTACACCTTCAACCACATCAACTACTGCTCCAACAACCAGATCAACTACTATGCGAACAGTCACTGCACCTACAATGCCATTAACCTCATCAAAAATTACGCATGCAAGTTTACCACCAACAAAAACGACAATGTCTATAACTGTAAAAATAACTAATCCAACAATTTCGCCGATAAAAGGTTCTTTTGTGTCATCAACAGCAGGTTTGTATTATTACCATGACGCTATATTTATAGCATTTCATATTCAGACATTTACCGTGGGAATGTATTAGAGATTtgacaaatgtaaaaaatatgtcaaTAGGACAGTACTTGTCGTCGACAACTTTAGTTTTTTATTGAACTGTTATTCTTTCAGGAGATCAATTTTGCCTGCAATGTGACAAGGTAGTTTCTCCGCATACATGCAGCACCTTGAATATATGCGGAAGCAAAGAAGTAAAACAGTTAATGtattaaaacatacaaaacattaaggtttaagttgaaatatgacataacTAGTTTAGTAAACGAAATGTGTCTAACGTGTATGCACACACTTAAATGACTTCGTGGTCTGTTTATTCAATGATTGTAATATTGTATCGTATACATTTTCATCGATATATACATAcgtgtatctatctatctatctatctatctatctatctatctatctatctatctatctatctatctatctatcgagcgagcggagcgagcgagcgagcgaggagcgagcgagcgagcgagcgagcgagcgagcgagcgagcgagcgagcgagcgagcgagcgagcgagcgagcgagcgagcgagcgagcgagcgagcgagcgagcgagcgagcgagcgagcgagcgagcgagcgagcgagcgagcgagcgagcgagcgagcgagcgagcgagcgagcgagcgagcgagcgagcgagcgagcgagcgagcgagcgagcgagcgagcgagcgagcgagcgagctgagcgagcgagcgagcgaggcgagcgagcgagcgagcgagcgagagagcgagcgagcgagcgaggagcgagcggagcgagcgagcgagcgagcgagcgagcgagcgagcgagcgagcgagcgagcgagcgagcgagcgagcgagcgagcgagcgagcgagcgagcgaggagcgagcgagcgagcgagcgagcgagcgagcgagcgagagcgAGCTAgcggagcgagcgagcgagcgagcgagcgagcgagcgagcgagcgagcgagcgagcgagcgagcgagcgagcgagcgagcgagcgagcgagcgagcgatgcgagcgagcgagcgagcgagcgagcgagcgagcgagcgagcgagcgagcgagcgagctgagcgagcgagcgagcgagagcgagcgagcgagcgagcgagcgagcgagcgagcgagcgagcgagcgagcgagcgagcgagcgaggagcgagcgagcgagcgaagcgagcgagcgagcgagcgagcgagcgagctgagcgagcgagcgagcgagcgagcgagcgaggcgagcgagcgagcgagcgagcgagcgagcgagcgagcgagcgagcgagcgagcgagcgatcgagcgagcgagcgagcgagcgagcgagcgagcgagcgagcgagcgagcgatcgagcgagcgagcgagcgagcgagcgagctagcgaaGCAAGCAAGCAAcgatctagctatctatctagcgagctatctatctatctatctatctatctatctatctatctatctatctatctatctatctatctatctatctatctatctatctatctatctatctatctatctatctatctatctatctatctatctatctatctatctatctatctatctatctatctatctatctatcaatcaatcaatcaatcaatcaatcaatcaatcaatcaatcaatcaatctatctatctatctatctatctatctatctatctatctatctatctatataaatatatatatatatatatatatatatatatatatatatatatatatatatatatatatatatatatatatatatatatatacttatttatttgacagattaaataaaatgtattttttccaGAGCTGTTATGTTGACTCGTTTGTCAACCATTTGGGAGGAATACTGTACAGACTGGGATGTCGGGACACAAATGTACGTTTCATTTTAAGGTGATGCCTTTGAACATATAGTGGGTATGCTAGCTGAGACAgtttatatttacaatgtttacatGTCAACTATTCACATTAAGATATTAAACCGTATTGCAAAAAAATGTAGGCAAAGTGAGTATGAGCATATACATATACACGTATTCAATAATGACCaaagcaatatttattatttagtgatgttgattatataaaaatacatttccaGCAATGCAGTATATCAGGCAAGAGGGAATTGTCATCAAGCACCGAAAAAAGACACACTCATTCTGGTCAAGTGATGCACAACACACGAGGAACATCGGATCTGTCTGTTGACACCGTTCTAGATGATACAGGAACCTTAGTAATGTGTTCTCAATGTTGCAATGGAAGCCTCTGTAACACAGGCGGATGTGGGGTTATTCGTAAGTGTTTTGGGCGAGTAAACAAAAATTCAAACAAATGTAGATAATCATATATTTCGGAACGATGGATAGCATAACATATGAACATCTGAAAATGACCATGTTTAAGTACAGTAATTGAAAAAAGGCAAAGAAACGAAATTTTAGAACTGCAAGAAAtagtatcagaaaaaaatattgtaaaatatgtcttTTATTCAAAGCAACTGCTCAATCGAATTgcttatataattaaaaacaaaacaccacTTACAAATAAGTTGAGAACA carries:
- the LOC127869472 gene encoding uncharacterized protein LOC127869472 isoform X1; translation: MLIFTACVASFMLCYNVSLVYAFCDHFDFTSCRCPATLDKEWCWICPCPIVSTTPSTTSTTAPTTRSTTMRTVTAPTMPLTSSKITHASLPPTKTTMSITVKITNPTISPIKGSFVSSTAGDQFCLQCDKVVSPHTCSTLNICGSKESCYVDSFVNHLGGILYRLGCRDTNQCSISGKRELSSSTEKRHTHSGQVMHNTRGTSDLSVDTVLDDTGTLVMCSQCCNGSLCNTGGCGVIPFTDMRLGTRGPMCFSCPQQSRADDCDVFRLCGRDQMCRLEQITISDIVLWRTSCEDARTCLMLMNNAGTNCTSTCCASDLCNNECPAKCRIIHCQLDCGSPPNYKKDINGCDVCVCDTGSGTHALIG
- the LOC127869472 gene encoding uncharacterized protein LOC127869472 isoform X2, which translates into the protein MLIFTACVASFMLCYNVSLVYAFCDHFDFTSCRCPATLDKEWCWICPCPIVSTTPSTTSTTAPTTRSTTMRTVTAPTMPLTSSKITHASLPPTKTTMSITVKITNPTISPIKGSFVSSTAGDQFCLQCDKVVSPHTCSTLNICGSKESCYVDSFVNHLGGILYRLGCRDTNQCSISGKRELSSSTEKRHTHSGQVMHNTRGTSDLSVDTVLDDTGTLVMCSQCCNGSLCNTGGCGVIPFTDMRLGTRGPMCFSCPQQSRADDCDVFRLCGRDQMCRLEQITISDIVLWRTSYLPNADEQCRHKLYINLLRV